From Populus trichocarpa isolate Nisqually-1 chromosome 19, P.trichocarpa_v4.1, whole genome shotgun sequence, a single genomic window includes:
- the LOC7498107 gene encoding ion channel CASTOR isoform X3 — translation MSLDSQDSTSPSFNRDWFFPSPSFIHQSPPKPPKPHRRFSTASKHSPGSNISNPPSFRSSPSLSPTTTSKYGRLRRRVELPRPPDKYSIQHQNDSVLDRKPAVSSEKKQSTVKVSSGSLGHRVRVRWNLAITVAIVITALTSLVHKNFTLHNQVIVLQDQILKLNVRLRACNLLSNVDTFDSVMQELDDIGYGSDNGLKNLALIVSVTLLSIPVLAFKYIDFVSKSRSSDSVSEEALLNKQLAYRVDIFLSVHPYAKPLALLVATLLVICLGGLALFGVTDDNLADCLWLSWTFVADSGNHANTEGIGPRLVSVSISFGGMLIFAMMLGLVSDAISEKFDSLRKGRSEVVEQNHTLILGWSDKLGSLLNQLGIANESLGGGIVVVMAERDKEEMEMDIAKMEFDFKGTSVICRSGSPLILADLKKVSVSKARAIVVLAEDGNADQSDARALRTVLSLTGVKEGLKGHIVVELSDLDNEVLVKLVGGDLVKTVVAHDVIGRLMIQCARQPGLAQIWEDILGFENCEFYIKRWPQLHGMQFEDILISFPDAIPCGIKVASCDGKIILNPEDSYVLQEDDEILVIAEDDDSYAPAALPTVWRGSLPKDFIGPKSAEKILFCGWRRDMEDMIMVLDAFLAPGSELWMFNDVPENEREKKLIDGGLDLSRLENIQLVNREGNAVIRRHLESLPLQSFDSILILADESVEDSAIQADSRSLATLLLIRDIQSKRLPMVNQVRRGTFSQGSWIGEMQQASDKSVIISEILDPRTKNLLSMSKISDYVLSNELVSMALAMVAEDQQINDVLEELFADEGNELQIRQADLYLSEGEELSFYEVLLRARQRREIVIGYRAANAEKAVINPPAKSERRRWSLKDVFVVIAEKE, via the exons ATGTCCCTTGACTCCCAAGACTCTACTTCTCCTTCCTTCAACAGGGACTGGTTCTTCCCTTCACCTTCCTTCATCCACCAATCACCTCCTAAACCTCCTAAACCCCACCGCAGATTCTCCACTGCTTCCAAACATTCTCCAGGTTCCAACATCTCCAATCCTCCCTCGTTTCGTTCatcaccctctctctctcccaccACCACTTCTAAATATGGAAGACTTCGCCGGCGCGTGGAGTTACCTCGACCACCTGATAAATATTCAATACAACACCAAAATGACTCCGTTTTGGACCGCAAACCTGCTGTTTCCAGTGAGAAGAAGCAGTCTACTGTGAAGGTTTCTTCTGGGTCATTGGGCCATCGGGTCAGAGTCCGATGGAATTTGGCCATTACAGTAGCT ATTGTGATTACAGCTTTGACTTCATTAGTGCACAAGAATTTTACTTTACATAACCAAGTAATTGTTTTGCAG GATCAAATACTGAAACTAAATGTTAGATTACGAGCGTGTAATTTGTTATCCAATGTAGATACTTTTGATTCAGTTATGCAGGAGCTTGATGATATTGGTTATGGTAGTGATAACGGGTTAAAGAATTTGGCTTTGATTGTTTCAGTTACGCTATTATCTATTCCGGTTCTTGCTTTCAAGTACATTGATTTTGTATCGAAATCCAGATCATCGGATAGTGTTTCGGAAGAGGCGTTGTTGAATAAGCAGCTTGCATATCGggtggatatttttttatcagttcaTCCATATGCCAAGCCTTTGGCGTTGTTGGTTGCGACATTGCTGGTTATTTGCCTTGGTGGATTGGCGTTGTTTGGTGTGACAGATGATAATTTAGCGGATTGTCTTTGGTTGTCTTGGACGTTTGTAGCGGATTCAGGCAATCATGCTAATACCGAGGGGATTGGTCCAAGGCTTGTTTCTGTTTCTATTAGCTTTGGTGGGATGCTTATTTTTGCTATGATGCTTGGACTTGTGTCTGATGCTATTTCTGAGAAGTTTGATTCATTAAGGAAAGGAAGAAGCGAAGTGGTTGAGCAAAACCATACTCTAATTCTTGGCTGGAGCGATAAACTA GGATCACTGCTGAATCAACTTGGAATAGCCAATGAGAGTTTGGGTGGAGGAATTGTAGTAGTGATGGCTGAACGAGACAAAGAAGAGATGGAAATGGATATTGCTAAAATGGAGTTCGACTTCAAAGGAACATCTGTCATATGCAGAAGTGGGAGCCCCCTAATTCTGGCTGACCTAAAAAAG GTATCTGTCTCCAAGGCCCGTGCAATAGTTGTCCTTGCTGAAGATGGAAATGCTGACCAG AGTGATGCTCGCGCATTGAGAACCGTCTTAAGTCTTACAGGAGTGAAAGAAGGTCTAAAAGGGCACATTGTGGTGGAGCTAAGTGATCTTGACAATGAGGTTCTTGTGAAACTTGTTGGTGGAGATCTTGTCAAAACTGTTGTAGCTCATGATGTTATTGGCCGCTTGATGATTCAATGTGCTCGGCAGCCAGGACTTGCACAG ATATGGGAAGACATACTTGGGTTTGAAAATTGTGAGTTTTACATCAAAAGATGGCCGCAGTTGCACGGCATGCAATTCGAGGACATACTAATCAGTTTTCCCGACGCTATACCTTGTGGGATCAAGGTTGCTTCTTGTGATggtaaaattatcttaaatccTGAAGACTCGTATGTTCTtcaagaagatgatgaaatccTTGTCATTGCGGAAGATGATGATAGCTATGCTCCAGCAGCATTACCTACG GTATGGAGAGGAAGTCTACCCAAAGACTTTATTGGTCCAAAGTCTGCAGAAAAGATATTATTCTGTGGTTGGAGACGTGACATGGAAGATATGATTATG GTGTTGGATGCATTTCTAGCACCAGGTTCAGAGCTCTGGATGTTCAATGATGTTCCCGAAAATGAGAGGGAAAAGAAGCTCATTGATGGTGGTCTAGACTTAAGTAGATTGGAAAATATACAACTTGTCAATCGAGAGGGAAATGCGGTCATAAGACGTCATTTAGAAAGCCTTCCTTTGCAATCTTTTGATTCA ATTTTAATTTTGGCTGATGAGTCAGTGGAAGATTCAGCCATTCAAGCCGACTCCCGATCTCTTGCCACATTATTATTGATTCGTGATATTCAG TCAAAGCGTCTCCCAATGGTAAACCAGGTTCGCAGAGGAACCTTCTCTCAAGGTTCGTGGATTGGGGAGATGCAGCAGGCTTCAGATAAATCTGTAATAATAAGTGAAATTCTGGACCCAAgaactaaaaatttattatccATGTCGAAGATCAGTGATTATGTTTTATCAAATGAACTTGTCAGCATGGCATTGGCCATGGTTGCAGAAGATCAACAAATAAATGATGTATTAGAAGAGCTCTTTGCAGATGAG GGAAATGAGCTACAAATAAGGCAAGCAGATCTTTACCTCAGTGAAGGCGAGGAATTGAGTTTCTATGAAGTACTATTACGAGCACGACAGAGAAGAGAGATAGTCATTGGTTACCGTGCAGCTAATGCTGAAAAGGCTGTTATCAATCCGCCTGCCAAAAGTGAGAGACGTAGGTGGTCACTGAAAGATGTCTTCGTGGTAATTGCAGAGAAGGAATGA
- the LOC7498107 gene encoding ion channel CASTOR isoform X5: protein MSLDSQDSTSPSFNRDWFFPSPSFIHQSPPKPPKPHRRFSTASKHSPGSNISNPPSFRSSPSLSPTTTSKYGRLRRRVELPRPPDKYSIQHQNDSVLDRKPAVSSEKKQSTVKVSSGSLGHRVRVRWNLAITVAIVITALTSLVHKNFTLHNQVIVLQGSLLNQLGIANESLGGGIVVVMAERDKEEMEMDIAKMEFDFKGTSVICRSGSPLILADLKKVSVSKARAIVVLAEDGNADQSDARALRTVLSLTGVKEGLKGHIVVELSDLDNEVLVKLVGGDLVKTVVAHDVIGRLMIQCARQPGLAQIWEDILGFENCEFYIKRWPQLHGMQFEDILISFPDAIPCGIKVASCDGKIILNPEDSYVLQEDDEILVIAEDDDSYAPAALPTVKEASFMHIARPARMPQKILLCGWRRDIDDMIVVSSFVKPLIFLFFAWMLQVWRGSLPKDFIGPKSAEKILFCGWRRDMEDMIMVLDAFLAPGSELWMFNDVPENEREKKLIDGGLDLSRLENIQLVNREGNAVIRRHLESLPLQSFDSILILADESVEDSAIQADSRSLATLLLIRDIQSKRLPMVNQVRRGTFSQGSWIGEMQQASDKSVIISEILDPRTKNLLSMSKISDYVLSNELVSMALAMVAEDQQINDVLEELFADEGNELQIRQADLYLSEGEELSFYEVLLRARQRREIVIGYRAANAEKAVINPPAKSERRRWSLKDVFVVIAEKE, encoded by the exons ATGTCCCTTGACTCCCAAGACTCTACTTCTCCTTCCTTCAACAGGGACTGGTTCTTCCCTTCACCTTCCTTCATCCACCAATCACCTCCTAAACCTCCTAAACCCCACCGCAGATTCTCCACTGCTTCCAAACATTCTCCAGGTTCCAACATCTCCAATCCTCCCTCGTTTCGTTCatcaccctctctctctcccaccACCACTTCTAAATATGGAAGACTTCGCCGGCGCGTGGAGTTACCTCGACCACCTGATAAATATTCAATACAACACCAAAATGACTCCGTTTTGGACCGCAAACCTGCTGTTTCCAGTGAGAAGAAGCAGTCTACTGTGAAGGTTTCTTCTGGGTCATTGGGCCATCGGGTCAGAGTCCGATGGAATTTGGCCATTACAGTAGCT ATTGTGATTACAGCTTTGACTTCATTAGTGCACAAGAATTTTACTTTACATAACCAAGTAATTGTTTTGCAG GGATCACTGCTGAATCAACTTGGAATAGCCAATGAGAGTTTGGGTGGAGGAATTGTAGTAGTGATGGCTGAACGAGACAAAGAAGAGATGGAAATGGATATTGCTAAAATGGAGTTCGACTTCAAAGGAACATCTGTCATATGCAGAAGTGGGAGCCCCCTAATTCTGGCTGACCTAAAAAAG GTATCTGTCTCCAAGGCCCGTGCAATAGTTGTCCTTGCTGAAGATGGAAATGCTGACCAG AGTGATGCTCGCGCATTGAGAACCGTCTTAAGTCTTACAGGAGTGAAAGAAGGTCTAAAAGGGCACATTGTGGTGGAGCTAAGTGATCTTGACAATGAGGTTCTTGTGAAACTTGTTGGTGGAGATCTTGTCAAAACTGTTGTAGCTCATGATGTTATTGGCCGCTTGATGATTCAATGTGCTCGGCAGCCAGGACTTGCACAG ATATGGGAAGACATACTTGGGTTTGAAAATTGTGAGTTTTACATCAAAAGATGGCCGCAGTTGCACGGCATGCAATTCGAGGACATACTAATCAGTTTTCCCGACGCTATACCTTGTGGGATCAAGGTTGCTTCTTGTGATggtaaaattatcttaaatccTGAAGACTCGTATGTTCTtcaagaagatgatgaaatccTTGTCATTGCGGAAGATGATGATAGCTATGCTCCAGCAGCATTACCTACG gTCAAAGAGGCATCATTCATGCACATTGCCCGACCTGCAAGAATGCCACAGAAGATTCTACTTTGTGGATGGAGGAGGGACATTGATGATATGATTGTGGTAAGCTCTTTTGTGAAGCCCctaatctttcttttcttcgcCTGGATGCTGCAGGTATGGAGAGGAAGTCTACCCAAAGACTTTATTGGTCCAAAGTCTGCAGAAAAGATATTATTCTGTGGTTGGAGACGTGACATGGAAGATATGATTATG GTGTTGGATGCATTTCTAGCACCAGGTTCAGAGCTCTGGATGTTCAATGATGTTCCCGAAAATGAGAGGGAAAAGAAGCTCATTGATGGTGGTCTAGACTTAAGTAGATTGGAAAATATACAACTTGTCAATCGAGAGGGAAATGCGGTCATAAGACGTCATTTAGAAAGCCTTCCTTTGCAATCTTTTGATTCA ATTTTAATTTTGGCTGATGAGTCAGTGGAAGATTCAGCCATTCAAGCCGACTCCCGATCTCTTGCCACATTATTATTGATTCGTGATATTCAG TCAAAGCGTCTCCCAATGGTAAACCAGGTTCGCAGAGGAACCTTCTCTCAAGGTTCGTGGATTGGGGAGATGCAGCAGGCTTCAGATAAATCTGTAATAATAAGTGAAATTCTGGACCCAAgaactaaaaatttattatccATGTCGAAGATCAGTGATTATGTTTTATCAAATGAACTTGTCAGCATGGCATTGGCCATGGTTGCAGAAGATCAACAAATAAATGATGTATTAGAAGAGCTCTTTGCAGATGAG GGAAATGAGCTACAAATAAGGCAAGCAGATCTTTACCTCAGTGAAGGCGAGGAATTGAGTTTCTATGAAGTACTATTACGAGCACGACAGAGAAGAGAGATAGTCATTGGTTACCGTGCAGCTAATGCTGAAAAGGCTGTTATCAATCCGCCTGCCAAAAGTGAGAGACGTAGGTGGTCACTGAAAGATGTCTTCGTGGTAATTGCAGAGAAGGAATGA
- the LOC7498107 gene encoding ion channel CASTOR isoform X1, protein MSLDSQDSTSPSFNRDWFFPSPSFIHQSPPKPPKPHRRFSTASKHSPGSNISNPPSFRSSPSLSPTTTSKYGRLRRRVELPRPPDKYSIQHQNDSVLDRKPAVSSEKKQSTVKVSSGSLGHRVRVRWNLAITVAIVITALTSLVHKNFTLHNQVIVLQDQILKLNVRLRACNLLSNVDTFDSVMQELDDIGYGSDNGLKNLALIVSVTLLSIPVLAFKYIDFVSKSRSSDSVSEEALLNKQLAYRVDIFLSVHPYAKPLALLVATLLVICLGGLALFGVTDDNLADCLWLSWTFVADSGNHANTEGIGPRLVSVSISFGGMLIFAMMLGLVSDAISEKFDSLRKGRSEVVEQNHTLILGWSDKLGSLLNQLGIANESLGGGIVVVMAERDKEEMEMDIAKMEFDFKGTSVICRSGSPLILADLKKVSVSKARAIVVLAEDGNADQSDARALRTVLSLTGVKEGLKGHIVVELSDLDNEVLVKLVGGDLVKTVVAHDVIGRLMIQCARQPGLAQIWEDILGFENCEFYIKRWPQLHGMQFEDILISFPDAIPCGIKVASCDGKIILNPEDSYVLQEDDEILVIAEDDDSYAPAALPTVKEASFMHIARPARMPQKILLCGWRRDIDDMIVVSSFVKPLIFLFFAWMLQVWRGSLPKDFIGPKSAEKILFCGWRRDMEDMIMVLDAFLAPGSELWMFNDVPENEREKKLIDGGLDLSRLENIQLVNREGNAVIRRHLESLPLQSFDSILILADESVEDSAIQADSRSLATLLLIRDIQSKRLPMVNQVRRGTFSQGSWIGEMQQASDKSVIISEILDPRTKNLLSMSKISDYVLSNELVSMALAMVAEDQQINDVLEELFADEGNELQIRQADLYLSEGEELSFYEVLLRARQRREIVIGYRAANAEKAVINPPAKSERRRWSLKDVFVVIAEKE, encoded by the exons ATGTCCCTTGACTCCCAAGACTCTACTTCTCCTTCCTTCAACAGGGACTGGTTCTTCCCTTCACCTTCCTTCATCCACCAATCACCTCCTAAACCTCCTAAACCCCACCGCAGATTCTCCACTGCTTCCAAACATTCTCCAGGTTCCAACATCTCCAATCCTCCCTCGTTTCGTTCatcaccctctctctctcccaccACCACTTCTAAATATGGAAGACTTCGCCGGCGCGTGGAGTTACCTCGACCACCTGATAAATATTCAATACAACACCAAAATGACTCCGTTTTGGACCGCAAACCTGCTGTTTCCAGTGAGAAGAAGCAGTCTACTGTGAAGGTTTCTTCTGGGTCATTGGGCCATCGGGTCAGAGTCCGATGGAATTTGGCCATTACAGTAGCT ATTGTGATTACAGCTTTGACTTCATTAGTGCACAAGAATTTTACTTTACATAACCAAGTAATTGTTTTGCAG GATCAAATACTGAAACTAAATGTTAGATTACGAGCGTGTAATTTGTTATCCAATGTAGATACTTTTGATTCAGTTATGCAGGAGCTTGATGATATTGGTTATGGTAGTGATAACGGGTTAAAGAATTTGGCTTTGATTGTTTCAGTTACGCTATTATCTATTCCGGTTCTTGCTTTCAAGTACATTGATTTTGTATCGAAATCCAGATCATCGGATAGTGTTTCGGAAGAGGCGTTGTTGAATAAGCAGCTTGCATATCGggtggatatttttttatcagttcaTCCATATGCCAAGCCTTTGGCGTTGTTGGTTGCGACATTGCTGGTTATTTGCCTTGGTGGATTGGCGTTGTTTGGTGTGACAGATGATAATTTAGCGGATTGTCTTTGGTTGTCTTGGACGTTTGTAGCGGATTCAGGCAATCATGCTAATACCGAGGGGATTGGTCCAAGGCTTGTTTCTGTTTCTATTAGCTTTGGTGGGATGCTTATTTTTGCTATGATGCTTGGACTTGTGTCTGATGCTATTTCTGAGAAGTTTGATTCATTAAGGAAAGGAAGAAGCGAAGTGGTTGAGCAAAACCATACTCTAATTCTTGGCTGGAGCGATAAACTA GGATCACTGCTGAATCAACTTGGAATAGCCAATGAGAGTTTGGGTGGAGGAATTGTAGTAGTGATGGCTGAACGAGACAAAGAAGAGATGGAAATGGATATTGCTAAAATGGAGTTCGACTTCAAAGGAACATCTGTCATATGCAGAAGTGGGAGCCCCCTAATTCTGGCTGACCTAAAAAAG GTATCTGTCTCCAAGGCCCGTGCAATAGTTGTCCTTGCTGAAGATGGAAATGCTGACCAG AGTGATGCTCGCGCATTGAGAACCGTCTTAAGTCTTACAGGAGTGAAAGAAGGTCTAAAAGGGCACATTGTGGTGGAGCTAAGTGATCTTGACAATGAGGTTCTTGTGAAACTTGTTGGTGGAGATCTTGTCAAAACTGTTGTAGCTCATGATGTTATTGGCCGCTTGATGATTCAATGTGCTCGGCAGCCAGGACTTGCACAG ATATGGGAAGACATACTTGGGTTTGAAAATTGTGAGTTTTACATCAAAAGATGGCCGCAGTTGCACGGCATGCAATTCGAGGACATACTAATCAGTTTTCCCGACGCTATACCTTGTGGGATCAAGGTTGCTTCTTGTGATggtaaaattatcttaaatccTGAAGACTCGTATGTTCTtcaagaagatgatgaaatccTTGTCATTGCGGAAGATGATGATAGCTATGCTCCAGCAGCATTACCTACG gTCAAAGAGGCATCATTCATGCACATTGCCCGACCTGCAAGAATGCCACAGAAGATTCTACTTTGTGGATGGAGGAGGGACATTGATGATATGATTGTGGTAAGCTCTTTTGTGAAGCCCctaatctttcttttcttcgcCTGGATGCTGCAGGTATGGAGAGGAAGTCTACCCAAAGACTTTATTGGTCCAAAGTCTGCAGAAAAGATATTATTCTGTGGTTGGAGACGTGACATGGAAGATATGATTATG GTGTTGGATGCATTTCTAGCACCAGGTTCAGAGCTCTGGATGTTCAATGATGTTCCCGAAAATGAGAGGGAAAAGAAGCTCATTGATGGTGGTCTAGACTTAAGTAGATTGGAAAATATACAACTTGTCAATCGAGAGGGAAATGCGGTCATAAGACGTCATTTAGAAAGCCTTCCTTTGCAATCTTTTGATTCA ATTTTAATTTTGGCTGATGAGTCAGTGGAAGATTCAGCCATTCAAGCCGACTCCCGATCTCTTGCCACATTATTATTGATTCGTGATATTCAG TCAAAGCGTCTCCCAATGGTAAACCAGGTTCGCAGAGGAACCTTCTCTCAAGGTTCGTGGATTGGGGAGATGCAGCAGGCTTCAGATAAATCTGTAATAATAAGTGAAATTCTGGACCCAAgaactaaaaatttattatccATGTCGAAGATCAGTGATTATGTTTTATCAAATGAACTTGTCAGCATGGCATTGGCCATGGTTGCAGAAGATCAACAAATAAATGATGTATTAGAAGAGCTCTTTGCAGATGAG GGAAATGAGCTACAAATAAGGCAAGCAGATCTTTACCTCAGTGAAGGCGAGGAATTGAGTTTCTATGAAGTACTATTACGAGCACGACAGAGAAGAGAGATAGTCATTGGTTACCGTGCAGCTAATGCTGAAAAGGCTGTTATCAATCCGCCTGCCAAAAGTGAGAGACGTAGGTGGTCACTGAAAGATGTCTTCGTGGTAATTGCAGAGAAGGAATGA
- the LOC7498107 gene encoding ion channel CASTOR isoform X4, with amino-acid sequence MSLDSQDSTSPSFNRDWFFPSPSFIHQSPPKPPKPHRRFSTASKHSPGSNISNPPSFRSSPSLSPTTTSKYGRLRRRVELPRPPDKYSIQHQNDSVLDRKPAVSSEKKQSTVKVSSGSLGHRVRVRWNLAITVAIVITALTSLVHKNFTLHNQVIVLQDQILKLNVRLRACNLLSNVDTFDSVMQELDDIGYGSDNGLKNLALIVSVTLLSIPVLAFKYIDFVSKSRSSDSVSEEALLNKQLAYRVDIFLSVHPYAKPLALLVATLLVICLGGLALFGVTDDNLADCLWLSWTFVADSGNHANTEGIGPRLVSVSISFGGMLIFAMMLGLVSDAISEKFDSLRKGRSEVVEQNHTLILGWSDKLGSLLNQLGIANESLGGGIVVVMAERDKEEMEMDIAKMEFDFKGTSVICRSGSPLILADLKKVSVSKARAIVVLAEDGNADQSDARALRTVLSLTGVKEGLKGHIVVELSDLDNEVLVKLVGGDLVKTVVAHDVIGRLMIQCARQPGLAQIWEDILGFENCEFYIKRWPQLHGMQFEDILISFPDAIPCGIKVASCDGKIILNPEDSYVLQEDDEILVIAEDDDSYAPAALPTVKEASFMHIARPARMPQKILLCGWRRDIDDMIVVLDAFLAPGSELWMFNDVPENEREKKLIDGGLDLSRLENIQLVNREGNAVIRRHLESLPLQSFDSILILADESVEDSAIQADSRSLATLLLIRDIQSKRLPMVNQVRRGTFSQGSWIGEMQQASDKSVIISEILDPRTKNLLSMSKISDYVLSNELVSMALAMVAEDQQINDVLEELFADEGNELQIRQADLYLSEGEELSFYEVLLRARQRREIVIGYRAANAEKAVINPPAKSERRRWSLKDVFVVIAEKE; translated from the exons ATGTCCCTTGACTCCCAAGACTCTACTTCTCCTTCCTTCAACAGGGACTGGTTCTTCCCTTCACCTTCCTTCATCCACCAATCACCTCCTAAACCTCCTAAACCCCACCGCAGATTCTCCACTGCTTCCAAACATTCTCCAGGTTCCAACATCTCCAATCCTCCCTCGTTTCGTTCatcaccctctctctctcccaccACCACTTCTAAATATGGAAGACTTCGCCGGCGCGTGGAGTTACCTCGACCACCTGATAAATATTCAATACAACACCAAAATGACTCCGTTTTGGACCGCAAACCTGCTGTTTCCAGTGAGAAGAAGCAGTCTACTGTGAAGGTTTCTTCTGGGTCATTGGGCCATCGGGTCAGAGTCCGATGGAATTTGGCCATTACAGTAGCT ATTGTGATTACAGCTTTGACTTCATTAGTGCACAAGAATTTTACTTTACATAACCAAGTAATTGTTTTGCAG GATCAAATACTGAAACTAAATGTTAGATTACGAGCGTGTAATTTGTTATCCAATGTAGATACTTTTGATTCAGTTATGCAGGAGCTTGATGATATTGGTTATGGTAGTGATAACGGGTTAAAGAATTTGGCTTTGATTGTTTCAGTTACGCTATTATCTATTCCGGTTCTTGCTTTCAAGTACATTGATTTTGTATCGAAATCCAGATCATCGGATAGTGTTTCGGAAGAGGCGTTGTTGAATAAGCAGCTTGCATATCGggtggatatttttttatcagttcaTCCATATGCCAAGCCTTTGGCGTTGTTGGTTGCGACATTGCTGGTTATTTGCCTTGGTGGATTGGCGTTGTTTGGTGTGACAGATGATAATTTAGCGGATTGTCTTTGGTTGTCTTGGACGTTTGTAGCGGATTCAGGCAATCATGCTAATACCGAGGGGATTGGTCCAAGGCTTGTTTCTGTTTCTATTAGCTTTGGTGGGATGCTTATTTTTGCTATGATGCTTGGACTTGTGTCTGATGCTATTTCTGAGAAGTTTGATTCATTAAGGAAAGGAAGAAGCGAAGTGGTTGAGCAAAACCATACTCTAATTCTTGGCTGGAGCGATAAACTA GGATCACTGCTGAATCAACTTGGAATAGCCAATGAGAGTTTGGGTGGAGGAATTGTAGTAGTGATGGCTGAACGAGACAAAGAAGAGATGGAAATGGATATTGCTAAAATGGAGTTCGACTTCAAAGGAACATCTGTCATATGCAGAAGTGGGAGCCCCCTAATTCTGGCTGACCTAAAAAAG GTATCTGTCTCCAAGGCCCGTGCAATAGTTGTCCTTGCTGAAGATGGAAATGCTGACCAG AGTGATGCTCGCGCATTGAGAACCGTCTTAAGTCTTACAGGAGTGAAAGAAGGTCTAAAAGGGCACATTGTGGTGGAGCTAAGTGATCTTGACAATGAGGTTCTTGTGAAACTTGTTGGTGGAGATCTTGTCAAAACTGTTGTAGCTCATGATGTTATTGGCCGCTTGATGATTCAATGTGCTCGGCAGCCAGGACTTGCACAG ATATGGGAAGACATACTTGGGTTTGAAAATTGTGAGTTTTACATCAAAAGATGGCCGCAGTTGCACGGCATGCAATTCGAGGACATACTAATCAGTTTTCCCGACGCTATACCTTGTGGGATCAAGGTTGCTTCTTGTGATggtaaaattatcttaaatccTGAAGACTCGTATGTTCTtcaagaagatgatgaaatccTTGTCATTGCGGAAGATGATGATAGCTATGCTCCAGCAGCATTACCTACG gTCAAAGAGGCATCATTCATGCACATTGCCCGACCTGCAAGAATGCCACAGAAGATTCTACTTTGTGGATGGAGGAGGGACATTGATGATATGATTGTG GTGTTGGATGCATTTCTAGCACCAGGTTCAGAGCTCTGGATGTTCAATGATGTTCCCGAAAATGAGAGGGAAAAGAAGCTCATTGATGGTGGTCTAGACTTAAGTAGATTGGAAAATATACAACTTGTCAATCGAGAGGGAAATGCGGTCATAAGACGTCATTTAGAAAGCCTTCCTTTGCAATCTTTTGATTCA ATTTTAATTTTGGCTGATGAGTCAGTGGAAGATTCAGCCATTCAAGCCGACTCCCGATCTCTTGCCACATTATTATTGATTCGTGATATTCAG TCAAAGCGTCTCCCAATGGTAAACCAGGTTCGCAGAGGAACCTTCTCTCAAGGTTCGTGGATTGGGGAGATGCAGCAGGCTTCAGATAAATCTGTAATAATAAGTGAAATTCTGGACCCAAgaactaaaaatttattatccATGTCGAAGATCAGTGATTATGTTTTATCAAATGAACTTGTCAGCATGGCATTGGCCATGGTTGCAGAAGATCAACAAATAAATGATGTATTAGAAGAGCTCTTTGCAGATGAG GGAAATGAGCTACAAATAAGGCAAGCAGATCTTTACCTCAGTGAAGGCGAGGAATTGAGTTTCTATGAAGTACTATTACGAGCACGACAGAGAAGAGAGATAGTCATTGGTTACCGTGCAGCTAATGCTGAAAAGGCTGTTATCAATCCGCCTGCCAAAAGTGAGAGACGTAGGTGGTCACTGAAAGATGTCTTCGTGGTAATTGCAGAGAAGGAATGA